A stretch of Paenibacillus mucilaginosus 3016 DNA encodes these proteins:
- a CDS encoding extracellular solute-binding protein produces the protein MRENGRRLKRLALAMVLPLAVAACSQSGEPKTAGETPPNEAGSAEKQGGPLTKFDPPITIRATMNETGKDTLAQGDTYENNVWTRGYEKELGIKVKYDWIVADANYNDKMNVTLASGDLPDLLKVSPVQFEQLQQAGMLEDLTEVYNTYASDLVKEFYAAENGAALKPVTKDGKIYAMVSYPGALDSSDMIWVRQDWLDKLGLGAPKSMQDVIKIAEAFTNNDPDGNGQKDTYGIQLNKDLPINAFLLGYHAYLETWFKDGSGKLVNGTVQPEVKKGLAELQRLYKASAIDPEFGVKDFAKSMEAINAGKAGMFFLPQWAPFPVKEMIKKDKNVNWVPYPVQSIDEKPAKTQNHQTLAGVFAVRKGYEHPEALIKLLNFQAEKMFGESAKTERAGYLNGLTGTGWQNAVVSNLPANKNVKAMEEVVQALDSGDTSKLGLEAKLFYEDIQAYRKGDLDKWHMERIFGPLSSQAVIKHYRDNNLVVMNEFIYAPTKTMSSKQATLDKLRAETFLKIIYGDLPVDDFDKFVENWKKLGGDQITEEVNKTVQANK, from the coding sequence ATGAGAGAGAATGGCAGAAGACTGAAGAGACTCGCGCTGGCCATGGTGCTGCCGCTGGCGGTAGCCGCCTGCTCCCAGAGCGGGGAGCCGAAGACGGCGGGGGAGACGCCGCCGAACGAGGCCGGCAGCGCGGAGAAGCAGGGCGGTCCCCTGACCAAGTTCGACCCGCCGATTACCATCCGCGCCACGATGAACGAGACGGGGAAGGATACGCTGGCCCAGGGCGATACGTATGAGAACAACGTGTGGACCCGGGGATACGAGAAGGAGCTCGGCATCAAGGTCAAGTATGACTGGATCGTCGCGGACGCCAACTATAACGACAAAATGAACGTCACGCTGGCGAGCGGGGATCTCCCGGACCTCCTCAAGGTAAGCCCGGTCCAGTTCGAGCAGCTCCAGCAGGCCGGTATGCTTGAGGATTTGACGGAGGTGTACAATACCTATGCCTCCGATCTGGTGAAGGAGTTCTACGCAGCGGAGAACGGCGCAGCGCTGAAGCCGGTGACGAAGGACGGCAAAATCTATGCGATGGTGAGCTATCCTGGCGCGCTCGATTCGTCGGATATGATCTGGGTCCGCCAGGACTGGCTCGACAAGCTGGGCCTCGGCGCTCCGAAGTCGATGCAGGACGTGATCAAGATCGCCGAAGCGTTCACGAATAACGATCCGGACGGCAACGGCCAGAAGGACACGTACGGCATCCAGCTCAACAAGGATCTGCCGATCAACGCATTCCTGCTCGGCTACCATGCGTACCTCGAGACGTGGTTCAAGGACGGCAGCGGCAAGCTCGTGAACGGTACGGTGCAGCCCGAAGTGAAGAAAGGACTCGCCGAGCTGCAGCGCCTGTACAAAGCCAGCGCGATCGATCCGGAGTTTGGCGTGAAAGATTTTGCGAAGTCGATGGAAGCGATCAATGCCGGCAAGGCGGGCATGTTCTTCCTGCCGCAGTGGGCGCCGTTCCCTGTCAAAGAGATGATCAAGAAGGATAAGAACGTGAACTGGGTCCCTTACCCGGTGCAGTCGATCGACGAAAAGCCGGCCAAGACGCAGAACCACCAGACCCTCGCGGGTGTGTTCGCGGTCCGCAAAGGCTACGAGCATCCGGAGGCGCTGATCAAGCTGCTGAACTTCCAGGCGGAAAAGATGTTCGGGGAGTCCGCCAAGACCGAGCGTGCGGGCTACCTGAACGGACTGACCGGCACCGGCTGGCAGAATGCCGTGGTGTCCAACCTGCCGGCGAACAAGAACGTGAAGGCGATGGAGGAAGTGGTGCAGGCGCTGGACAGCGGGGACACGTCGAAGCTGGGGCTCGAAGCGAAGCTGTTCTATGAGGATATCCAGGCCTACCGCAAGGGCGACCTCGACAAGTGGCACATGGAGCGCATCTTCGGGCCGCTGAGCTCCCAGGCAGTCATCAAGCACTACCGCGACAACAACCTCGTCGTGATGAACGAGTTCATCTATGCGCCGACGAAGACGATGAGCAGCAAGCAGGCCACGCTGGACAAGCTGAGGGCGGAGACGTTCCTCAAGATCATCTACGGGGACCTGCCGGTCGATGACTTCGACAAGTTCGTGGAGAACTGGAAGAAGCTCGGCGGCGACCAGATTACGGAGGAAGTCAACAAGACGGTGCAGGCGAACAAGTAA
- a CDS encoding epimerase codes for MKIIIFGATGMVGQSALRECLLNDEIQEVLTVGRKPAPQQHKKLKQRVLENLTDLAGIKEEVTGWDACLFCLGVSSAGMKEEEYRRITYDLTLSAAETLAGLNPQMTFIYVSGSGTDSSESGRSMWARVKGETENALLRLPFKAAYMFRPGVILPVYGVTSKTKWYQTLYDVMKPLNPMLMRLKSVITSEQLGQAMIHVSLQGYDRPIIESYELKEISMKAQQ; via the coding sequence ATGAAGATTATCATTTTTGGAGCCACGGGGATGGTTGGTCAAAGCGCCCTGCGGGAATGTTTACTGAATGACGAGATTCAAGAAGTACTGACGGTGGGACGGAAGCCGGCGCCTCAGCAGCATAAGAAACTAAAACAAAGGGTCCTTGAAAACCTGACGGATTTGGCCGGTATAAAAGAGGAAGTAACAGGTTGGGATGCTTGCCTTTTTTGCCTCGGAGTGAGTTCCGCAGGGATGAAAGAAGAAGAATACCGAAGAATAACCTATGACCTTACCCTTTCCGCTGCGGAGACATTAGCGGGTTTGAATCCTCAGATGACCTTTATTTATGTCTCAGGAAGCGGCACCGACAGTTCCGAATCCGGACGCTCGATGTGGGCCAGAGTGAAAGGGGAGACGGAAAACGCTTTGCTGCGTCTTCCTTTTAAGGCAGCTTACATGTTTCGCCCGGGTGTCATACTTCCCGTATATGGTGTTACGTCCAAAACCAAATGGTACCAAACCCTCTATGATGTGATGAAGCCCTTGAATCCCATGCTCATGCGGCTGAAGAGCGTCATTACTTCGGAGCAATTGGGCCAGGCCATGATTCATGTTTCGCTCCAGGGGTATGATCGGCCAATCATCGAAAGCTATGAGCTGAAAGAGATCAGTATGAAAGCTCAGCAGTAG
- a CDS encoding AraC family transcriptional regulator, translating to MSCLKISIDTPVRFLAAGEFISETPWTHAARSMGCYELIIGVSETVYLREEDTRFEVGPGDALLLRPGLAHGGYRASPPGVKFYWFHFDCPQGAQWLTAPAMKRTAEEIQAREHRAWSVGEVYLPQHLHIEQKERIGILVSQILHVANANYLTAHSVNYLLTSLFIEISEQVLAPTPARGARMQGDAQFIKMAEWTRIHAEEPLTVSALAAKFNYNKDYLTRLFKQHTGMGPLDFIHSVRIAKAKELLSRTALSVREIAAEAGYPDDKYFMRLFRQHTNMTPTQYRNAYHKTFMNNV from the coding sequence ATGTCCTGTTTGAAAATCAGCATCGATACGCCGGTACGCTTTTTGGCCGCCGGCGAGTTTATCTCCGAGACCCCCTGGACCCACGCGGCCCGCTCGATGGGATGCTACGAGCTCATCATCGGCGTGAGCGAAACGGTGTACCTGCGGGAGGAGGACACGCGCTTCGAGGTAGGCCCGGGGGATGCGCTGCTGCTGAGGCCGGGGCTTGCGCATGGAGGCTACCGGGCCTCGCCGCCGGGAGTCAAATTCTACTGGTTTCACTTCGACTGCCCGCAGGGGGCGCAGTGGCTGACGGCACCGGCCATGAAGCGGACGGCCGAGGAGATTCAGGCGAGGGAGCACCGGGCCTGGTCGGTGGGGGAGGTGTACCTGCCGCAGCATCTACACATCGAACAGAAGGAGCGGATCGGCATCCTCGTGAGCCAGATTCTGCATGTGGCCAATGCCAATTATTTGACGGCGCACAGTGTCAATTACCTGCTGACTTCACTGTTCATCGAGATCTCGGAGCAGGTGCTGGCGCCCACACCGGCCAGGGGAGCCCGCATGCAGGGAGACGCCCAATTCATCAAGATGGCGGAGTGGACCCGCATCCATGCGGAGGAGCCGCTGACGGTATCGGCCCTGGCGGCCAAATTCAACTACAACAAGGACTATCTCACCCGCCTGTTCAAGCAGCACACCGGAATGGGGCCTTTGGATTTTATCCACAGCGTACGGATCGCCAAGGCGAAGGAGCTGCTCTCGAGAACCGCGCTGTCCGTGAGGGAGATTGCGGCGGAGGCCGGGTACCCCGACGACAAATATTTTATGCGCCTGTTCCGGCAGCACACGAATATGACCCCGACGCAGTACCGCAATGCGTACCACAAGACGTTCATGAATAATGTCTAG
- a CDS encoding response regulator transcription factor, whose product MRRMLIVDDEPLIADGLHAYFGKAELEDLEVIKVYSASEAIEWLNLVKIDIVLSDICMPGMDGMALIQEIGDRWPRCKIILLTGHNEFDYAHQAIRNPCVVDYLLKTEGMDRIRSVVEQTLELLASEQDFHTQAQWFRDKLPRALPQLQKQLLFDIVRRSEWKDRLSLQEEFEAVHLPFRAELAVLPLLLRIEEWRSYESDSDRSLIRYAAANIAEELLGDKSVAKAFELDRQTVACFVQPQADPLRPGGEAERWARTVRFVHGTMESVQQACGECLHLSVSLIAGESPVGWSELYGALSRLGLSVVGSPGLGMEKLVRVDLTPASAPPSRSEAYPAMSELLLDNLKQELLQGREDWAPALRRWMEAAGAEGPQDPFVKLRLIGGIGECLLQTLQELGLSPEQDGETDLTPMLRFGVHTGWAELLAFYEAAFRWIVSRRSDTYKSSELQVLSAIHSYIKGHLKEDLSLTRIAQEVSLNPSYLSRWYKRVTGKGLSDYILEKKIERSKELLLGSSAKMYEISEEVGFSDQHYFFRFFKKAVGCTPQEFRDGRKL is encoded by the coding sequence ATGCGCCGCATGCTGATTGTGGATGACGAACCGCTGATTGCGGACGGCCTCCACGCTTATTTTGGGAAGGCGGAGCTCGAGGACCTCGAGGTCATCAAGGTCTACTCGGCTTCGGAAGCCATCGAATGGCTCAATCTGGTCAAAATCGATATCGTGCTCAGCGACATCTGCATGCCGGGGATGGACGGGATGGCGCTGATTCAGGAGATCGGAGACCGCTGGCCCCGCTGCAAAATCATTCTGCTTACGGGTCACAACGAATTCGACTACGCCCACCAGGCGATCCGCAATCCGTGCGTGGTGGATTACCTGCTGAAGACCGAAGGGATGGACCGCATCCGCTCGGTAGTCGAGCAGACGCTGGAGCTTCTCGCTTCCGAGCAGGACTTCCACACGCAGGCCCAGTGGTTCCGGGACAAGCTGCCGAGGGCGCTGCCCCAGCTGCAGAAGCAGCTGCTCTTCGACATCGTGCGGCGCAGCGAGTGGAAGGACCGGCTCTCGCTGCAGGAGGAGTTCGAGGCCGTTCACCTGCCGTTCCGGGCGGAGCTCGCTGTGCTTCCGCTGCTGCTGCGGATCGAGGAGTGGCGCAGCTACGAAAGCGACTCGGACCGCAGCCTCATCCGCTATGCCGCCGCCAATATCGCCGAGGAGCTGCTCGGCGACAAGTCGGTGGCCAAGGCGTTCGAGCTCGACCGCCAGACCGTAGCCTGCTTCGTGCAGCCGCAGGCGGACCCGCTTCGCCCGGGCGGGGAGGCGGAGCGCTGGGCGCGGACCGTCCGCTTCGTGCACGGCACGATGGAATCGGTGCAGCAGGCGTGCGGGGAGTGCCTGCACCTGTCCGTGTCGCTCATCGCCGGAGAGAGTCCGGTAGGCTGGAGCGAGCTCTACGGGGCGCTGAGCCGGCTGGGCCTGTCCGTCGTAGGCAGTCCCGGGCTCGGGATGGAGAAGCTTGTGCGGGTCGACCTGACGCCCGCGTCCGCGCCGCCATCCCGCAGCGAGGCTTACCCGGCGATGTCGGAGCTCCTGCTCGACAACCTGAAGCAGGAGCTGCTGCAGGGACGGGAGGACTGGGCGCCGGCACTGCGCCGGTGGATGGAGGCCGCAGGCGCGGAGGGGCCGCAGGACCCGTTCGTGAAGCTGCGGCTGATCGGCGGGATCGGCGAATGCCTGCTGCAGACGCTGCAGGAGCTCGGTCTGTCCCCGGAGCAGGACGGGGAGACGGACCTGACGCCGATGCTCCGCTTCGGGGTCCACACCGGGTGGGCGGAGCTGCTTGCTTTCTATGAGGCCGCCTTCCGGTGGATCGTCTCCAGGCGAAGCGACACGTACAAAAGCAGCGAGCTCCAGGTGCTTTCGGCGATCCACAGCTACATCAAGGGACACCTCAAGGAAGATCTGTCGCTGACCCGCATCGCACAGGAGGTTTCGCTCAATCCGTCGTACCTCTCCCGCTGGTACAAGCGGGTGACCGGCAAGGGGCTGTCGGATTATATCCTGGAGAAGAAAATCGAGCGGAGCAAAGAACTGCTCCTGGGCTCGTCCGCCAAGATGTACGAAATCTCCGAGGAGGTCGGATTCAGCGACCAGCACTACTTTTTCCGTTTTTTCAAAAAGGCGGTCGGGTGCACGCCCCAGGAGTTCAGGGATGGGAGGAAGCTCTAG
- a CDS encoding glycoside hydrolase family 127 protein — protein sequence MNTQAFDLHKVRIESGPLKHAMELNASYLLNLEADRLLSRFREYAGLEPKAPHYEGWESRGISGHTLGHYLSGCALMYASTGREELLSRVNYVVEELQQCQRADGSGFISGIPRGKELFQEVKAGDIRSQGFDLNGGWVPLYTMHKLFAGLRDAYLLAGSRKALEIEIKLGLWLDDVFSGLSHEQVQRVLHCEFGGMNEVLTDLAVHSGDDRFLKLAERFWHGEVLGDIAERKDTLGGRHANTQIPKIIGAARQYEVTGEERYAGISRFFWDRVVNHHSYVIGGNSYNEHFGEPDKLNDRLGEGTCETCNTYNMLKLTRHLFQWDALAAYADYYERAMFNHILASQQPVDGRVCYFVSLEMGGHKSFNSQYEDFTCCVGSGMESHSLYGSAIYFHSGSALFVNQFVPSTVEWEEQGVRLTQETAFPENGRGVLRIRTAKPGTFAVKVRYPSWAEPGISVKVNGQAVSADARPGGYVTVEREWQDGDTLEYDFPMTLRIESMPDNPDRIALLYGPLVLAGDLGAIDAPQDGERALASVLIGEREELLAGLRPVEGKPNTFLLQGIAYAGDLELRPFYRMYDRRYTVYWDLFTREAWAAAESGYRAAVEYNAQLEARTVDFVQPAEMQPERDHDFQGEHVGLGSIHNRKYRDTWPSGWFSFAMKVLPEEPVELAVTYLKTSQPAGGFDLLADGRVLGGGRLESEELGKLETLVYELPQELTAGKTSITIKFAAHQGRKVAQVAGLRIVKRL from the coding sequence GTGAACACACAGGCTTTTGATCTGCACAAGGTCCGGATCGAATCCGGGCCGCTGAAGCATGCCATGGAGCTTAACGCTTCCTATCTGCTGAACCTCGAGGCGGACCGCCTTCTGTCGCGGTTCCGCGAATATGCGGGACTGGAGCCGAAGGCCCCGCACTATGAAGGCTGGGAGTCGAGGGGGATCAGCGGGCATACGCTCGGCCACTATTTGTCCGGCTGCGCGCTGATGTATGCCTCGACCGGCAGGGAAGAGCTGCTCTCCCGCGTGAACTATGTCGTGGAGGAGCTGCAGCAGTGCCAGCGGGCCGACGGCAGCGGCTTCATCTCGGGCATCCCCCGCGGGAAGGAGCTCTTCCAGGAAGTGAAGGCGGGCGACATCCGCTCCCAGGGCTTCGACCTCAACGGAGGCTGGGTGCCTCTCTATACGATGCACAAGCTGTTCGCCGGCCTGCGCGACGCCTATCTGCTGGCAGGGAGCCGCAAAGCGCTCGAGATCGAGATCAAGCTGGGGCTGTGGCTGGACGATGTCTTCTCCGGACTCAGCCACGAGCAGGTGCAGCGCGTGCTTCACTGCGAATTCGGCGGGATGAACGAAGTGCTGACGGACCTTGCTGTGCACTCCGGCGACGACCGCTTCCTGAAGCTCGCCGAGCGGTTCTGGCACGGCGAAGTGCTGGGGGATATTGCGGAGCGGAAGGACACGCTGGGCGGGCGGCATGCCAACACCCAGATCCCGAAGATCATCGGCGCGGCCCGGCAGTATGAGGTAACGGGAGAGGAGCGCTATGCCGGGATCTCCCGCTTCTTCTGGGACCGGGTCGTGAACCATCACTCCTACGTCATCGGCGGCAACAGCTACAACGAGCATTTCGGCGAGCCGGATAAGCTGAACGACCGCCTCGGCGAAGGCACCTGCGAGACCTGCAACACCTACAATATGCTGAAGCTGACGCGGCACCTGTTCCAGTGGGACGCCCTTGCCGCCTATGCGGATTATTATGAGCGGGCGATGTTCAACCACATCCTCGCTTCCCAGCAGCCCGTCGACGGACGGGTATGCTACTTCGTCTCCCTGGAGATGGGCGGTCACAAGTCCTTCAACTCCCAGTACGAGGACTTCACGTGCTGCGTCGGGTCCGGCATGGAAAGCCACTCGCTGTACGGGAGCGCAATCTATTTCCACAGCGGAAGCGCCCTCTTCGTCAATCAGTTCGTCCCTTCCACCGTCGAATGGGAGGAGCAGGGTGTCCGGCTGACACAGGAGACGGCCTTCCCCGAGAACGGCCGGGGCGTGCTCCGGATCCGCACCGCGAAGCCGGGCACCTTCGCCGTGAAGGTGAGGTACCCCTCCTGGGCCGAACCCGGGATAAGCGTGAAGGTGAACGGACAGGCGGTGTCTGCCGATGCCCGCCCGGGCGGCTACGTCACCGTAGAACGCGAGTGGCAGGACGGGGACACACTGGAGTACGACTTCCCGATGACGCTGCGGATCGAGAGCATGCCGGATAATCCGGACCGGATCGCGCTGCTCTATGGCCCGCTGGTGCTGGCCGGCGATCTCGGCGCCATCGATGCGCCGCAGGACGGCGAGCGGGCTCTGGCCTCCGTGCTCATCGGTGAGCGTGAAGAGCTGCTGGCAGGCCTCCGGCCGGTGGAAGGGAAGCCGAACACCTTCCTGCTGCAGGGCATCGCTTACGCCGGTGACCTTGAGCTCCGTCCCTTCTACCGGATGTACGACCGCAGGTATACGGTCTACTGGGACCTGTTCACCCGCGAAGCATGGGCGGCGGCGGAATCCGGGTACCGCGCTGCGGTCGAGTACAACGCGCAGCTCGAAGCGCGCACGGTCGACTTCGTGCAGCCGGCCGAGATGCAGCCGGAACGCGACCATGACTTCCAGGGCGAGCATGTCGGGCTCGGCTCCATCCATAACCGCAAATACCGGGACACCTGGCCCAGCGGCTGGTTCTCCTTCGCCATGAAGGTGCTGCCGGAGGAGCCCGTCGAGCTGGCGGTCACCTACCTGAAGACGTCGCAGCCTGCAGGCGGCTTCGATCTTCTGGCGGACGGCCGGGTGCTCGGCGGCGGCAGGCTGGAGTCCGAGGAGCTCGGCAAGCTCGAGACCTTGGTCTACGAGCTCCCGCAGGAGCTCACTGCGGGCAAGACCAGCATCACGATCAAGTTCGCTGCCCATCAGGGCCGCAAGGTCGCCCAGGTGGCCGGCCTGCGGATCGTGAAGCGCCTGTAG
- a CDS encoding carbohydrate ABC transporter permease, whose protein sequence is MHHISAPYRWFLRFNYAVLTVLALLCLFPLVNILAISFSSSGAVAAGKVTFWPVDWTLSSYTYMMENRQFTGSFLISLTRVALGTAVNLVLTILVAYPLSKDARTFRSRTVYAWIFVFTMLFGGGLIPTYLVVKETGMLNSVWALILPGAVPIFNVLLMLNFFRGLPKELEEAAWMDGAGHFRTLWSVYLPVSLPSIATVTLFTVVGHWNAWFDGMIYMKSPEHHPLATYLQSMLQQQLNVTTTTGMSLEEADRLSRVSDRTTQASQIFLSVVPILVLYPFLQRYFVKGLVVGSVKG, encoded by the coding sequence ATGCATCACATTTCGGCCCCGTACCGCTGGTTTCTCCGTTTCAATTACGCTGTGCTTACCGTCCTGGCGCTCTTGTGCCTGTTCCCGCTCGTGAACATCCTTGCGATCTCGTTCAGCTCGAGCGGTGCGGTGGCGGCGGGGAAGGTGACCTTCTGGCCGGTGGATTGGACGCTCTCGTCCTACACTTATATGATGGAAAACCGCCAGTTCACCGGTTCCTTCCTCATCAGTCTCACCCGGGTGGCGCTCGGGACGGCGGTCAACCTGGTGCTCACGATCCTGGTGGCTTATCCGCTGTCCAAGGACGCCCGCACCTTCCGTTCCCGCACCGTCTATGCCTGGATTTTCGTCTTCACGATGCTCTTCGGCGGCGGGCTCATACCGACCTATCTCGTCGTGAAGGAAACGGGGATGCTGAACTCTGTCTGGGCGCTGATCCTGCCGGGCGCGGTCCCGATCTTCAACGTGCTGCTCATGCTGAACTTCTTCCGCGGTCTGCCTAAGGAGCTCGAGGAGGCGGCCTGGATGGACGGCGCGGGACATTTCCGCACCCTGTGGAGCGTCTATCTGCCGGTCTCGCTGCCCAGCATTGCCACAGTGACGCTGTTCACTGTCGTCGGTCACTGGAACGCATGGTTCGACGGGATGATCTATATGAAAAGTCCGGAGCATCACCCGCTCGCGACTTATCTGCAGTCGATGCTGCAGCAGCAGCTGAACGTGACGACGACAACAGGGATGTCGCTGGAAGAAGCTGACCGGCTCAGCCGTGTCTCGGACCGGACCACGCAGGCATCCCAGATTTTCCTCTCCGTGGTACCGATCCTGGTGCTGTACCCGTTTCTGCAGCGATATTTTGTCAAGGGACTGGTCGTAGGGAGCGTGAAGGGATAA
- a CDS encoding sensor histidine kinase, translating to MIQLKRLLHILGSRSIVAKLMAAFLLVVLPLCICSIWITYNSSKQMQQEIERANESKLHFYYSHLEFELNRITALVTEYAFDETLSTFSTRIPIMSPYEKAANLNWIHTKLKQIRETSPYIGDVVYYVPRIGKRVSAQEGITDVPAEQWQGLIYSMGNLKGALSQYGGELYMLRSNPFNIDRETPPDFLLGVRLSSAELERRLKEFAVSGESDITLLFGRGSDYVVSSSSDYQSLGLGEERAQEPAVKVQQRRTEEYLHYTIFDRDNHFRLTASIPNDVVMRPIQVYSQWLLLLSAGSVVIVIFFSFWIYRTLHRPLTVLVKGFKKAEQGDMKVKLNPSRQDEFGYLYARFNEMMEHLHALIEENYIQRIRTGEAELKHLQSQITPHFLYNSLFSIKQMAELENVELIKEFSDYLGQYFRYMTRDAAAEVSLGQEVDHALVYLAIQRIRFGSRLRAEVEELPAEYRSIRVPRVLLQPLIENVFEHGLREKHSGGLLRLSYAREESGLEIRVEDNGEGLGGDMIEELSRRLGGTGPAEGERTGLLNVNERLRIRFGPGYGIRVERSRLGGLCVCLQLPAEGEMNPCAAC from the coding sequence ATGATTCAGCTTAAGCGCTTACTTCATATCCTGGGATCCAGGTCCATCGTGGCGAAGCTTATGGCCGCCTTCCTGCTGGTAGTCCTGCCCTTGTGCATCTGCAGCATCTGGATTACCTACAACAGCTCGAAGCAGATGCAGCAGGAGATCGAGCGGGCGAACGAGTCGAAGCTTCATTTTTATTACAGCCATCTGGAGTTCGAACTGAACCGGATCACGGCGCTCGTGACGGAATATGCGTTCGATGAGACGCTGTCGACGTTCAGCACGCGAATCCCGATTATGAGTCCATATGAGAAGGCGGCGAATCTCAACTGGATTCACACGAAGCTGAAGCAGATCCGGGAGACGAGCCCCTATATCGGGGACGTTGTGTATTATGTACCTCGGATCGGCAAAAGGGTCAGCGCCCAGGAAGGCATCACCGATGTGCCGGCGGAGCAGTGGCAGGGGCTGATCTACAGCATGGGCAACCTCAAGGGGGCCTTGTCCCAGTACGGGGGCGAGCTCTACATGCTGCGGAGCAATCCGTTCAACATCGACCGGGAGACGCCGCCCGACTTCCTGCTCGGCGTACGCCTGTCCTCGGCCGAGCTTGAGCGGAGGCTGAAGGAGTTCGCCGTCTCGGGCGAGAGCGACATCACGCTGCTCTTCGGCCGGGGCAGCGACTATGTCGTCTCGTCCTCGTCCGATTACCAGTCGCTGGGGCTCGGGGAGGAACGGGCGCAGGAGCCGGCCGTCAAGGTTCAGCAGCGGCGGACGGAGGAGTATCTGCATTATACGATTTTTGACCGCGACAACCACTTCCGGCTCACAGCCAGCATTCCGAACGACGTCGTGATGAGGCCGATCCAGGTGTATTCGCAGTGGCTGCTCCTGCTGTCGGCGGGGTCGGTGGTCATCGTGATCTTCTTCTCCTTCTGGATCTACCGGACGCTGCACAGGCCGCTGACCGTTCTCGTCAAAGGGTTCAAGAAGGCGGAGCAGGGGGACATGAAGGTGAAGCTTAATCCATCACGGCAGGATGAATTCGGGTACCTCTACGCCCGCTTCAACGAGATGATGGAGCACCTGCATGCGCTTATCGAGGAAAACTACATCCAGCGCATCCGGACAGGCGAAGCGGAGCTGAAGCACCTGCAGTCGCAGATTACGCCGCATTTTCTGTACAACAGCCTGTTCAGCATCAAGCAGATGGCCGAGCTCGAGAACGTGGAGCTCATCAAGGAATTCTCGGACTACCTGGGCCAGTACTTCAGGTACATGACCAGGGACGCGGCCGCCGAAGTATCGCTCGGGCAGGAGGTCGACCACGCCCTGGTGTATCTGGCGATCCAGCGCATCCGTTTCGGCTCCAGGCTGCGGGCGGAGGTGGAGGAGCTGCCCGCCGAATACCGGAGCATCCGGGTGCCCCGCGTGCTGCTCCAGCCGCTGATCGAGAACGTGTTCGAGCACGGGCTGCGGGAGAAACACAGCGGGGGGCTGCTGCGGCTGAGCTATGCGCGGGAGGAGTCGGGTCTCGAGATCCGGGTGGAAGATAACGGGGAAGGTCTCGGCGGTGACATGATAGAGGAGCTGAGCCGGAGGCTCGGCGGTACGGGGCCGGCCGAGGGAGAACGCACCGGGCTGCTCAACGTGAACGAACGCCTGCGGATCCGGTTCGGACCCGGGTACGGCATCCGGGTGGAGCGCAGCAGGCTCGGCGGCCTGTGCGTCTGCCTGCAGCTGCCGGCGGAAGGAGAGATGAATCCATGCGCCGCATGCTGA